From Pseudomonas sp. G2-4:
ACAGATGATTGAGGACGGCTATCTTGCTCTGTGAATACATGGAATTTTGTTGATCAGTCTTTTTTGTATCCATCCTAGTTTTCGTAAAGGTCTTGCTATGCAAGACCTTTTTGTTGCCGAAAGACAGCTTGCGCCCCGCCCTACCTCACCTCACCTCACCTCACCTCACCTCAACAATATCCAAAGCCCGATTCGCCAACAGCTCACTCACCTCAATCACCTGCAAAATCCCCATCGCAACACGCCGTCGCGATCCCTCAAGATCAAACGCCAAATCACTGATCATGGCATTGGCCGAAGCCAGGTTTTCGCTGAGACTGGCAAGCAGACATTCCGAATCAACATCAGGTGCGATACGGAAGATGGTGTTGGGTTTGTCAGACGTTTCCTTCTCAGGCGTAGGCTTCAGATAAAAATCCAAAGCCCGGGTAGCAGCATCATCAAGCTTCTTGTTGCGAGCCGACTGAACGCGGGACACGGTTTCGTCGGTAGCTGGCGGATTCGGTGTAATTTTGACCATGGTAAAACTCCTAGAGTCTGTTGGAGCTACCACCCTTCGCTGCGAAACGAAGTATGGGGTGGCAGCTGTACGCGGGTTCGCAGACCGGGACTCTAGGGACCGGCAGACCCGAGGGTCTCCCACGCACAGCCACCTCTGACGAAATCACAGACATGGGCGATCTGCTTTCGAAGGTGACGTTGTGCGCCTATAGAGTCCGGGCTGCGAAACCCGATCACTGATGAGCAGTGACGGATTCAAACTACCGAGGGGACTCAAGGTGCACAAGCCGGCGGATTCTGGCGTAGTTGTAGGCAATGGCGCAAGACAACGTCAGCCGCCCCCAGATTCAAATCGCACCAATAAACAACGCGCCTCCAACGCATCCAAACAAGCCACCACCCGTTGAGAAGATCCGCCGTAAGTCTTGAACTCATTATGATCGCGAGCCAGCAACTGCATGAGTTTTGGGTGGATAAAGAGCTGTTCGTTGCCGACCTGCGCTTCTTACAAAGCACACTGCGGCAGGCGCTACCGACGATAGTGATTTAATAAACCAGTCCGCGTAGTTACCGGTCTAGGGCGCTGCCGTGATCATGATCTACATTAGCGATTAAATGAAAATCACAGCCGAAACTGAGCGACGCCCCCTCGGCGCTCCCATATCTGATGCCTTGCCGCGAGCTCTTACGAAAAAAGGCCTTGCTGAGCAAGACCTTTTTTCCTCTCAAAGCGCGAATGCCTCGCCCTTCTACCTCACCTCAACAATATCCAAAGCCCGATTAGCCAACAGTTCACTCAACTCAATCACCTGCAAAATCCCCAACGCCACATGCCGCCGTGACCCATCCAGATCAAACGCCAAATCACTGATCATGGCATTCGCCGAAGCCAGGTTTTCACTGAGATTGGCAAGCAGACATTCCGAATCAACATCAGGTGCAATACGGAAGATGGTGTTGGGTTTGTCGGACGTTTCGTTCTTCGGCGTAGGCTTCAGATAGAAATCCAAAGCACGCGTGGCTGCTTCGTCGAGTTTTTTATTTCGAGCGGATTGGGAGCGGGATACGTGTTCGTCTGTATCTGGGGGATTTGGAGTCACTTTTGCCATTGTCTTGCTTCCTGTAGTTGGAGCCATCACCCGCTCGCGACTAAACGATGGGAGGCAGCTGTACGCAGGTTAGTCGACCGGGGAAACAAGAAACCGGCGCGTCCGAGGACGCCCTGCGCACAGCCACCATCAAGTGCAGGATGGGAATCCTGACTGGATGACGCCTTGCACAACCTGTTTCACCCTGGGCGACTAAACCCGATCACTGATGAGCAGTGACAGGTCCCAAACTACCGACGCGACCCAAGACGCACAAGCCGGCGGATTCTGGCGTAGTTGTAGGCAATGGCGCAAGGCGATGTCGGTCTTGGCTAGTCTCGTGGAGTCACGATAAACAGCTGGCCGGAATGTTGCTGATACACCGCTATCGCGAGCAGGCTCGCTCCCACAGAGGAGCTTGTGTACATACGTCGAAGGGGAATGCATTCGCAACTGACTGCATCCTTGCAGCCAGTCGCGAAGAGGGTTACGACTCGTTGTTCAACGGGGCTCGCGAGCAACATCGCAATAAATCAGGCGGAATATCTCGATCATATCCACAACGGTTTTGTCATCGACCTCAAACCCGCTGCCCTGCCCCCCTGTGTTGCTATTACTTAAGCGTAACGTCGAGCATCGGCGGGATGTACCCGTAGTCGTACTCGCCCACCACAAACGTCTGCTGCCCTTTTATTTTCAAGCCCACCGTGGGTGCCTCTGTGCCACCCACACGAATCTGCGTGCCGGTTTCGTCGGTCGGTACGCTGTCGATAAAGGAGGTCACCAGGCCGTTTGGCATCACATAGTGCGAGTAGGTCTGGAATGGCTGGGAGGACGGGTTGCCCAGCACCAGGCCGGAACCGTTGAGCGGCACGTAGGGGCCGAACAGCGAGTCCGCGACAAAACCGTACACGCCGTCCGGCCCGGTCACACCGTCGCCATAGGTGAAGGTGTGGCTGATCGTGAACAGGTAGTACTTGCCATCCTGGAACACGAAGTGCGGGCGCTCGGTCTGGTCGTTGACGCCCACGGCGGTCAGCAGTGGCGGCAACATTTCCCAGTCGTCGCCGTCTGCGTCGCGGGCCACGGCGATGCCAACGCAGGCCGTCTGGAAGCGCGAGTTGCCGACGTCTTCATAACCCGGTGGCACGTCGCCGATTTCCGCTTCTCCCACCTTGTGCGAGCCGCGCTCACCGGCCACGTTGCCCTCGAACAGCATGTACAGCTTGCCGTCGTTCGGATCGCGGAAAGGCCATGGGTCGCGGAAGCCCCAGAAAGCGTTTTGGGCTTCGGTCTGGTACATGTTGCCGTCGGCCTCGAACAGCGGCTTGACCTTCTCGAAGCCGACCATGCTGACACCATGTTCGGTGGTCACGACCCGACCGCGCACTTTGACGATGGTCGCGCCCGGGGTGACGGCGGTGTAATACAGGTCCACTTCACCTCGGTCGTTCAACAGGATCGGCGTACCGGCCCATTCGCGAGCGGTCGGCGAAACGCCTTCGGCCATTACGCGGCCGCCGAATTCCCAGTGCTTGCCGGTACGGGAAAACCAGTAGTACATCTTTGCCCGACCGTGACGATCGTTCCAATCGCGGAGGATGTCGTAGTTGCCGTTCTCATCGAGGTACGCCGGGTC
This genomic window contains:
- a CDS encoding DUF6124 family protein is translated as MVKITPNPPATDETVSRVQSARNKKLDDAATRALDFYLKPTPEKETSDKPNTIFRIAPDVDSECLLASLSENLASANAMISDLAFDLEGSRRRVAMGILQVIEVSELLANRALDIVEVR
- a CDS encoding DUF6124 family protein, which translates into the protein MAKVTPNPPDTDEHVSRSQSARNKKLDEAATRALDFYLKPTPKNETSDKPNTIFRIAPDVDSECLLANLSENLASANAMISDLAFDLDGSRRHVALGILQVIELSELLANRALDIVEVR
- a CDS encoding glycoside hydrolase family 68 protein, producing MKTTTEKFGVTPHQPSLWTRADALKVRADDPTTTQPLVSADFPVLNNDVFIWDTMPLRDLDGNVTSVDGWSVIFTLTADRHPNDPAYLDENGNYDILRDWNDRHGRAKMYYWFSRTGKHWEFGGRVMAEGVSPTAREWAGTPILLNDRGEVDLYYTAVTPGATIVKVRGRVVTTEHGVSMVGFEKVKPLFEADGNMYQTEAQNAFWGFRDPWPFRDPNDGKLYMLFEGNVAGERGSHKVGEAEIGDVPPGYEDVGNSRFQTACVGIAVARDADGDDWEMLPPLLTAVGVNDQTERPHFVFQDGKYYLFTISHTFTYGDGVTGPDGVYGFVADSLFGPYVPLNGSGLVLGNPSSQPFQTYSHYVMPNGLVTSFIDSVPTDETGTQIRVGGTEAPTVGLKIKGQQTFVVGEYDYGYIPPMLDVTLK